From the genome of Paraburkholderia flava, one region includes:
- a CDS encoding ParB-like protein — protein MTLGTDVHLVPAKLDALRPTQMTVGYREVKAKRKHWKGLSKQARKAAIDSHWFPAVLGPGNEYFIVDHHHLGLALIEEGVTDVKAMLLKDLSWLDETIFWRIMEHNQWVHPFGVDGTRHDYARLPGVLTELKDDPYRSLAGELRTAGGYAKDTTPFSEFLWADYLRPKITLASIKKDFSKALDAALDHAHNQDARYLPGWSGTIAPKG, from the coding sequence ATGACGCTCGGCACCGATGTTCATCTCGTTCCCGCCAAACTCGACGCATTGCGCCCGACGCAAATGACAGTCGGCTATCGCGAGGTCAAGGCGAAGCGCAAGCACTGGAAGGGCCTCAGCAAGCAGGCCCGTAAAGCCGCGATCGACTCGCACTGGTTTCCCGCCGTGCTCGGACCCGGCAACGAGTACTTCATCGTCGATCATCATCACCTCGGGCTCGCGCTGATCGAAGAAGGCGTAACCGATGTCAAGGCGATGCTGCTCAAGGATCTGTCGTGGCTCGACGAGACGATCTTCTGGCGGATCATGGAGCACAACCAGTGGGTGCATCCGTTCGGCGTCGACGGCACGCGGCACGACTACGCGCGACTGCCCGGTGTGCTGACCGAGTTGAAGGACGATCCCTACCGGAGTCTGGCCGGCGAATTGCGCACGGCGGGCGGCTATGCGAAGGACACGACGCCGTTCAGCGAATTTCTGTGGGCCGACTATCTACGCCCGAAAATCACGCTGGCGAGCATCAAGAAAGATTTTTCGAAAGCGCTCGACGCGGCGCTCGATCACGCGCATAACCAGGACGCGCGCTATCTGCCGGGGTGGTCCGGCACGATCGCACCGAAGGGCTAA
- a CDS encoding SulP family inorganic anion transporter, whose product MDIPPSRPDAGPQHVTHFAPLSEPPAPRNERAVRDALAGISIAGLLIPEAVAYAGLANLPPQAGLIALLAGLIVYALTGSSRFAIVSSTSSSAAVLAATVLSEQGANVATQLALAAALVAATGVLFILAGLARLGGMSDFIARPVLRGFTFGLALTIVIKQLPKILVVQVQHSDTLHVALDLLRGLAHCNLYSLALGATALAILFIVGHRSRAPATLIVIVLGIAAGYWIDWQHYGIAVVGKIDLQNIAFGVPVLNRAAWMQTIELGFALMLILYAESYGSIRNFALKHGDTVSQNRDLVALGCANLVSGLFHGMPVGAGYSATSANEAAGAQTRMAGLCAAVVIALIVWLLLPQLARTPEAVLAAIVIFAVSHSLHPSVFKPYWAWRRDRLVVIAALLAVIVLGVLQGLLAAIGVSLLLTLRKLSEPNVSVLGRLRDSHDFVDVSMHEDAKTIPGVLIVRPEAQLFFANTERVLNKVRQLAHAAATPVQTVMLSLEESPDVDGTTIESLKTFAAECAARHWRLAMVRLKPDVLAVLQRAADDTLRACILSELSVDESLQQVLAAQKA is encoded by the coding sequence ATGGACATTCCTCCGAGCCGTCCCGATGCGGGGCCGCAGCATGTCACGCATTTCGCCCCGCTAAGCGAGCCGCCCGCGCCGCGTAACGAACGCGCGGTGCGCGATGCGCTTGCGGGCATTTCGATTGCGGGCCTGCTGATTCCGGAGGCCGTCGCGTATGCGGGTCTCGCGAATCTGCCGCCGCAGGCAGGGTTGATCGCGCTGCTGGCCGGGCTGATCGTCTATGCGCTCACGGGTAGCAGCCGCTTTGCGATCGTATCGTCGACGTCTTCGTCGGCGGCGGTGCTGGCCGCGACTGTGCTGTCGGAGCAGGGCGCGAACGTCGCCACGCAGCTCGCGCTGGCGGCCGCGCTCGTCGCGGCGACCGGCGTGCTGTTTATTCTCGCCGGCCTCGCGCGACTGGGCGGCATGTCCGATTTCATCGCGCGTCCGGTGTTGCGCGGTTTTACGTTCGGCCTTGCACTGACGATCGTCATCAAGCAGTTGCCAAAAATTCTCGTCGTGCAGGTCCAGCACAGCGACACGCTGCACGTCGCGCTCGATCTGCTGCGCGGACTCGCGCACTGCAACCTCTACAGCCTCGCGCTCGGCGCGACGGCGCTCGCGATCCTGTTCATCGTCGGGCATCGTTCGCGTGCGCCGGCCACGTTGATCGTCATCGTGCTTGGCATCGCGGCCGGTTACTGGATCGACTGGCAGCACTACGGCATTGCCGTCGTGGGCAAAATCGATCTGCAGAACATTGCGTTCGGCGTGCCGGTGCTCAACCGTGCCGCGTGGATGCAGACCATCGAACTCGGCTTCGCGCTGATGCTGATCCTCTATGCGGAGTCGTATGGATCGATCCGCAACTTTGCGTTGAAGCACGGCGATACGGTGTCGCAGAATCGCGATCTCGTTGCGCTCGGTTGCGCGAATCTCGTGTCGGGACTCTTTCACGGAATGCCGGTTGGCGCCGGGTATTCGGCGACATCCGCGAACGAAGCGGCCGGCGCGCAAACGCGCATGGCAGGTCTATGCGCGGCGGTCGTGATCGCGTTGATCGTGTGGCTGCTGCTGCCGCAGCTTGCGCGCACGCCCGAAGCGGTGCTCGCGGCGATCGTGATCTTCGCGGTCAGTCATTCGCTGCATCCGTCGGTCTTCAAGCCGTATTGGGCGTGGCGCCGGGATCGTCTCGTTGTGATTGCCGCGCTGCTCGCGGTGATTGTGCTTGGTGTATTGCAGGGGTTGCTTGCCGCGATCGGTGTGAGCCTGTTGTTGACGCTGCGCAAGCTGTCGGAGCCTAACGTCAGTGTGCTGGGCCGTCTACGTGACAGTCACGATTTCGTCGATGTATCGATGCACGAGGATGCGAAGACGATTCCCGGCGTGCTGATCGTGCGTCCCGAAGCACAGCTGTTTTTTGCGAACACGGAGCGTGTGCTGAACAAGGTGCGACAACTCGCGCACGCGGCGGCCACGCCGGTTCAGACGGTGATGCTGAGTCTCGAGGAGTCGCCCGACGTCGACGGTACGACGATCGAATCGCTAAAGACGTTCGCTGCGGAATGCGCGGCGCGGCATTGGCGGCTCGCGATGGTGCGTTTGAAGCCGGACGTACTGGCCGTGCTGCAACGAGCCGCCGACGACACATTGCGTGCGTGCATCCTGTCCGAGCTGAGTGTCGATGAGAGCCTGCAACAGGTGCTGGCGGCGCAGAAAGC